Proteins found in one Candidatus Glassbacteria bacterium genomic segment:
- a CDS encoding NusG domain II-containing protein: protein MNRSDFRLPPLVTTADWLLLGAVLTVSVLFYGFRFFGGERGGPLTTVIRVGDERVAELPVGTDTVLVIEGRLGRLKVLQRGGEVWFEGAPCRLKICERTGHIARAGEIIVCAPSRVMARLESAAGGESGGLDAISR, encoded by the coding sequence ATGAACCGATCCGATTTCAGACTACCGCCGCTGGTGACCACAGCAGACTGGCTGCTGCTGGGCGCGGTGCTGACGGTATCGGTGCTGTTTTACGGTTTCAGGTTCTTCGGCGGCGAGAGGGGGGGGCCGCTGACCACCGTGATCCGGGTGGGCGATGAGCGGGTGGCCGAATTGCCGGTCGGTACGGATACGGTACTTGTTATCGAGGGCCGGCTGGGACGGTTGAAAGTTTTGCAGCGCGGCGGCGAAGTCTGGTTCGAGGGAGCTCCCTGCCGGCTGAAAATCTGTGAGCGAACCGGCCATATCGCCCGGGCGGGAGAGATTATCGTCTGCGCTCCCAGCAGGGTCATGGCCCGCCTGGAATCAGCCGCCGGAGGCGAATCGGGAGGTCTGGATGCAATCTCCCGCTGA
- a CDS encoding sensor domain-containing diguanylate cyclase, whose product MSPTVEYYKNLLDKLFDGIVCVDREKKITFWNKSAENISGYAFNDAVGSLVCSEIATHCPDMESDGCGDNCPIESTLKDGRTREAELFLLHHEGNRIPIACRIEPIHDADGKISGVVQIFHDNSSRIAARNVIEKLRKLALIDPLTGLANRRYLDKVIESKTDEMKRYDLDFGLMFIDIDHFKRVNDRYGHEVGDKVLWSVAQNLSTVIRLSDIVGRWGGEEFVAVVLNLGMGELEVVAEKMRKTIEGLEIACNGDSVQVTISIGATLASSGEDMDKRAILKKADELMYASKNKGRNQVTIG is encoded by the coding sequence ATGTCGCCTACGGTGGAATATTACAAAAATCTTCTGGACAAGCTGTTCGACGGGATCGTGTGTGTCGACAGGGAAAAGAAGATCACTTTCTGGAATAAAAGCGCCGAGAATATCAGCGGATACGCGTTTAACGATGCAGTCGGCAGCTTGGTCTGCTCGGAGATAGCGACCCATTGCCCGGACATGGAAAGCGACGGCTGTGGAGACAACTGCCCGATCGAGTCGACCCTCAAGGACGGCAGGACCCGCGAGGCGGAGCTATTCCTTCTGCACCACGAGGGAAACAGAATCCCGATCGCCTGCCGGATCGAACCGATTCACGATGCCGACGGCAAGATCAGCGGGGTCGTCCAGATCTTCCACGACAACAGCTCGCGAATCGCGGCGCGCAACGTGATCGAAAAACTGCGCAAGCTGGCCCTGATCGACCCCCTCACCGGCCTGGCCAACCGCCGGTACCTGGACAAGGTTATCGAATCCAAAACCGACGAGATGAAGCGTTACGACCTGGACTTCGGCCTGATGTTCATCGACATCGATCATTTCAAGCGGGTCAACGACCGATACGGGCACGAAGTTGGCGACAAGGTACTGTGGAGCGTGGCCCAGAATCTGTCGACCGTGATCCGCTTATCGGATATCGTGGGCCGCTGGGGCGGCGAGGAATTTGTGGCGGTAGTGCTGAATCTGGGCATGGGTGAACTCGAGGTTGTGGCGGAAAAGATGCGCAAGACCATCGAGGGGCTGGAGATCGCGTGCAACGGCGATTCAGTGCAGGTCACTATCTCGATCGGCGCGACGCTGGCATCGTCCGGGGAGGACATGGATAAAAGAGCGATCCTGAAAAAGGCCGATGAATTGATGTATGCCAGCAAAAACAAGGGCCGCAACCAGGTAACTATCGGTTAG
- a CDS encoding DUF4321 domain-containing protein — protein sequence MVQRRRFPVYLTVLIVGMLIGGYLGEILATVMPDGVAKDFFLTSIAGNFGPVTLDLVIIALTLGPLEITLNLVGILGIFVAFYLFRWFI from the coding sequence ATGGTGCAACGCAGACGGTTTCCGGTTTACCTGACCGTGCTGATTGTCGGGATGCTGATCGGAGGATACCTGGGCGAGATCCTGGCTACGGTGATGCCCGACGGAGTGGCCAAGGACTTCTTCCTGACCTCGATCGCCGGGAATTTCGGACCGGTGACGCTCGATCTGGTGATTATCGCACTGACTCTGGGACCGCTGGAAATAACGTTGAATCTGGTGGGAATTCTGGGGATTTTTGTTGCTTTTTACCTGTTCCGGTGGTTCATCTGA
- a CDS encoding Gx transporter family protein, with protein sequence MQSPAERAARNLRDAEEVRRRIERLSLIAAATVFEIILFTLDSAIPKPIPWIKIGLANIVTLALLVGAGWRVTAAVHFLRIMIGAVFRGGLFTPFFLLSFGGGAVSFIVMALAVRWAMPVMGFAGVSFLGALAHNTVQLLLVAAAMADNSVLVLLWPAVLLFSLLYGGFTGWCSFHFCRRIPQLTDGRLAEARTG encoded by the coding sequence ATGCAATCTCCCGCTGAACGCGCCGCTCGGAATCTCCGGGATGCAGAGGAGGTGAGGCGCAGGATCGAGCGGTTGAGCCTGATCGCCGCGGCCACCGTGTTCGAGATAATCCTGTTCACGCTCGACTCGGCGATACCGAAGCCGATCCCCTGGATCAAGATCGGCCTGGCGAATATTGTCACCCTGGCCCTGCTGGTGGGCGCGGGCTGGCGGGTAACCGCCGCGGTCCATTTTCTGAGGATCATGATCGGAGCAGTTTTCCGCGGCGGACTGTTCACCCCGTTTTTCCTGTTGAGTTTTGGCGGCGGCGCAGTATCTTTTATCGTGATGGCGCTGGCAGTGCGCTGGGCCATGCCCGTTATGGGCTTCGCCGGCGTCAGTTTTCTGGGCGCGCTGGCGCATAACACGGTTCAGTTGCTGCTGGTGGCTGCGGCCATGGCCGATAATTCCGTGCTGGTGCTGCTGTGGCCCGCGGTACTGCTGTTCAGCCTGCTCTACGGTGGGTTTACCGGCTGGTGCAGCTTCCATTTCTGCCGACGGATTCCGCAACTGACCGACGGCAGGCTGGCCGAGGCGCGAACGGGCTGA